CTAAAGGAGATACGATCCTATATGGGAGAGAAGATACTGAATTCCCCAACTGGATTTTCTGTGAATCCGTGCATTCTAAAAAATGTGGCTGGGTACCGAAGCAAATATTAAGCACTCCCAATGAAGAACAGATCGCGACTGCATTATCAGATTATTCTGCACACGAATTAACCGTAAAACCCGGTATCATCGTTACAAAAGAATTTGAACTAAATGAATGGAGTTTTGTTCATACCGCAGAAGGTGAAAAGGGCTGGTTACCAAATAAGGTATTAACTCCATCGGATTAAAATCAGGAAATTATGCACTAACAATTGGGAGTAATCTAAGGAGAGATCCAGATGTATCTAAAAGAATTTGATTTGGATTTACCCTATATTGTAGATCATGAAAATATTGAATCTATAATGAAAAAACAAAAATGTGAGTACAGCGAAGCAATAAAATTAGATTATGCGTTGAATTGGAAATGGAAAAGACGCTCTTTTAGATTGGAAACTCGCTGTATTACAGCGATGTATGAACGTCTATTTGGGAAATACAATACGAAAGATTGTCGGAAAGTACTAGTAGAATGTGTAGAAAACATTACGGATGAACGGATTGTTAACACTTCTGGTGTGTGTTCGGTACCAATCCAATTTAGTTTGAATGACTTTAATGAAAAAAATGAGTTGGAGAAAAAAAAGACTACGCTTCGAATGCTAATGGAAGGCATAGAGAAACTTGCTCTACGTAATAATTGGGAGGTTGATCCATTTAGGGAGATCGCTTTGCAAATAGAGAAGTTGGGTTATGTGAATGAATGGACTTGGAAAAGATCCGTAAAGAGCCCTAATAAGAAGTACAATGCTAAAGTTATATGCCATCATAATGTAGAAAACATGGATATATTCATATCCGTTTTACAACGAGATGGTACGCAAGTACTCTTAGAGAAGGTCAAATCAGAACAACCAGATGAATTTGCCTACGCTAGACATCTAGGCGAACTTACATGGGTATCTGATTTAGAAGTTGCTTTGATTAATAAAAAAGGCACTGAAAAGTATTCTGTAACCCTGGAACACTAATTATTATGCCGCTAGAAAACATTATCCAACAACTAAAGTCGCTAAAAAATAGACAAGCTTCTAAACCAATTAGACCTTAAGGGTGATGTTGTGAATATAGATCCCAGTGCTTCGGAGATAAAGCGTGTTAAGTGTATTACTGGACGGTTAGCCGGAAATTGGGCGGCGCGGTATCAATGCTCAGTTTGCGAGGGGCGTCTTGTTTAAGCAGTATGTTTACCGTTGTCATGGTCTACTTCGTTATTAGGCATGCATTTAGCTGGAGAATTTTTAATCTCTCGTATAAATGACATGCCCGTTTTTTATTTGTGCTGTAAATCCCTTGTTATTTTGCGTCCCGTTGGTGTCTGGGCGAGGCCACCGCCGGCTGTTTCGCGTAGAGATTCGGGCATGGCTGATCCGACCTCCAGCATCACCTGTACCACCTCATCCGAAGGGATGATGCTGCGTACGCCAGCAAGAGCCATATCGGCAGCTCCCAGCGCTGTAATCGCCCCGAATCCGTTGCGAACAATACAAGGGATTTCAACCAAACCGGCAACCGGATCACAGATCAGGCCAAGGGTGTTTTTCAGAGCGAGTCCAACGGCGTGGATAGACTGAGAAGGGGACCCGCCCCGGATATCCACCAATGCACCAGCTGCCATCCCGATGGCAGAACCCACTTCAGCCTGACAACCACCTTCCGCACCAGAGATGAACGAATTGTTGGCAATGACGTAACCAATAGCTCCAGATGCGAACAGGCCATAGACCATTTGTTCATCAGTCCATCCAAACCGCTCCTGGCTGCTAATAAATACCCCGGGAATAATGCCGCAAGAACCCGCCGTCGGTGTAGCAATAATTCGGCCCATGGAAGCGTTGACCTCGGACACCGCAAGTGCGTAACTCATCGACAGACTGGCATGGTCGCCGAGCAACGATTGTCCATCTGCACGGTAAGCCATCAGTTTGAGGGCATCTCCTCCAGTCAATCCGCTTCTGGAAGTTGTATCCGTATGAAGACCTTGATGAACCGCACTTTTCATAATTCCGTAATACTCACGCATTTGATCGAAAACAGCGTCCTTGTCTTCGCCAGACTCATAACATTGCTCTTCCAACATAAGCTGGCCGAGGCGAAGGTTGCGGGTCTCCGCCAATTCAGCAAGTTGTTTTAATGTTCGGAAATTCATTGGCGCAAGCTCCTTTTTGGTATAACTGAAGTTAGATATTTAAGCTAAAGAGAGAGTAGAGTGACTTCCTGAACCTCTGGAATGACTTCGATCTCTTGAACCACAGCAGGATTCATCTTGCCATCGCATTCCAGCACCATCATGGCCTCACCGCGTCGGTTCTTTCGATCCACAGACATATGTCCAATATTGATGCGATTATCCACGAGCAGTCGAGTAACGACAGCAATGACACCAGGTTCATCGCTGTGACGAATGATGAGAGTAGGATAGAGCGCCGTCAACTTCAGGTTGTAGCCGTTGATTCGGACGATTTCGATATTTCCTCCACCGATCGACGTGCCTACCATATTCAACGTGCGATCTCCTGCCGCGTTGGTTAATGCAATTTCGACCGTGTTCGGATGAGGGTACAGGCCTGTCCCCGGACGGATGATGGTTTCCATACCAGCAGTATCTGCATGGGCAAATGCATCAGGAAGTCCGGGGTCATCCGTGTCCATGTCCAGCAGACCGCCCACAATGGCGGTGTCGGTTCCATGTCCTTTGTACGTTGCGGCAAAAGAACCAAACATGAGGATCTCCGCATGTGAAGGACATTCGCCGAACAGATGTCTAGCCGTCCGTCCAATCCGTGCAGCTCCAGCGGTATGGGAGCTTGAAGGTCCAACCATGGCTGGACCGATAATCGAAAATACGTCTTTGAACCTCACAGTCTTATTCTCCCCGTTTCGGCGGTTGCACATCTGCAGGAACGAGGCAATCATAGGCTTCTCCGCCGAGTCTGTCCCGTAATTCCTGTTGTGCTTCCTTGATGATCTCTGGATTTAAAATGGACTCAATAGCCGTAGCCGCCATTGCTTTGGCTGCGAGCAACATACCTTTGTGAGCAAAGCTGCTCTTACCCTGAGCAACGGTCTGCCATGCGTGAAGCGGCGTTCCAAATGCCATCGTCGTTGTAATACATTGCGCCGTCGGCACATTCCAGCTGACATCGGCTACATCGGTTGAACCGCCCATGAACGTTTCCGTCTCATCTGAATAAGGGGCAACAAAGTTCGGCAGCGGCCGCTCGGCAAGAAGAGGAGCAAGCTCAGGACCAACTAACGCGCCAGCTTCCTGCTGATTTTGGAGCGGCAGCGTGTCATAGATCTCTTTGGCATAACTGTATTCATCTTCTTCATACTCAGGTGCGCCGAAGGCAACGAGATGCTGATGCATCACTTTTTCAAGCGTACTGTTCGGGATCAGGTTGGCGCAGGCACCTTCATATTTAAAATCCATCGTTGTTTCGGTCATCAAGGCAGCCCCTTCTGCCACTTTCACCAGACGTTCAAACAGACTGCGTACCTGTGCGCTCTTGGGAGCTCGAACGAGATACGTGACCTCGGCTTCCGCTTGCACTACATTGGGAGCCAAGCCGCCTGAGTTCGTGATCGCATAATGAATTCTGGCCTGATCAATCATGTGTTCCCGCATATAATTCGAACCGATATTCATCAGCTCAACTGCATCGAGAGCACTGCGTCCTAGGTGAGGAGCGGCAGCAGCATGAGCACTAATACCTTTAAAGGTAAATGTACCGTGAATGACTGCATTGGAGCTTCCATGCATAACGGCATTCATAGAATGAGGGTGCCAGGAGAGGGCAGCATCTACATCTTTAAAATAACCTTCCCGAGCCAGATAGGTTTTACCGTATCCACTTTCCTCGGCAGGACATCCGTAAAAGCGCACCGTACCTGGGGTCTCCGGATGCTCCTGAAGATAGTCTTTGACCGCGACGGCAGCAGCCAATGCACCGATGCCGAGCAGATTATGCCCGCATCCATGACCGTTTCCACGCGGCTGAACAGGTTGATATGTGCTGATTCCGGCTTCCTGGCTGAGATCGGCAAGTGCATCGTATTCACCCAAGAGAGCAATGACGGGCAGCCCCGAACCATATGAAGCGATAAATCCAGTTTCCAATCCCGCCACACCTTTCTCGATCGTGAAACCTTCGGATTCCAGCACCCCCATGAGCAGCTCTGCTGATTGGTATTCATCGAATCGGGTCTCTGCAAACTCCCAGATTTGGTCACTGGCATTGGTGAACATATTGCGTTTTCCTTCAATGGCTTCCGAGAGATATTGGGTCAAATCTACAGTTGTAGTCATCATTCATAGCACCCCTTATTCGTTAAAATGGTTGATTTGTAGTATGAAACTTGCACTAAATGTCGAAGCAGCATGTGGCTGCAAACTCGTATGTTTAGACCGCTTTTGCTTGCATCTCAGTCGTGTTACCCTGATCGGAATTCGAACGACGGGAGAACATCAGCGTAATGGAGCAGATCAGCGCAAAAGCGATCAGCATGATGAAGGCAGTGGCGTAAGACCCCCCGGAGGCTTCAACCAGGAATCCGATCAGCATCGGAGTGAGAAAACCTGCAAGCTGTGCACCTGTATTGATGAATCCATTGGCTGTCGCGACGACAGATTCGGGCATCGTTTTAAGGGACTTCGAAATGATCAGTGTTGAGATAAATCCGGCCATTGCCGTAACGATTGTCATGTACGTAATGAATGTGGTGATGCTGCCCGCGGAGCCCATCAGATACAGGAACAAGGCCACAAGTACACCGAACACGGAAGCGATCATTCGATCTTTGCCAGCGGGAATGCGGTCAAGCACGTAGCCACTTAGAATCATGGTGAAAATGCTGACCAAAGCCGGAATGGCGGCGAGTAGTCCCATCTGAGTCATATCCAGTCCTCGGACATTGACCATATACGTCGGCATCCAGGATTGAAGCCCCCAGTTCACTGCATAAATGCTGAAGTAGCTGATGAACAAATTCCAGATCATGGGCGTCTTCAGGACGGTTTTCAGCGATGTTTTGGGTGGTAGACCCGAGCTGGAGGCCGAAAGTGCAGGCTTGGCGGGTTCTTTTAATAAAAAGAACATCAAGGCTGTGATGAGGATGCCCCCTGCACCAATGATATAGAACAGGTTGCGCCAGCCAATGGTCACAAGGGCATGTCCTGTTAGAATCGGAGTAATTACCCCCATAATGGCTGCGGACGACAGCATAATGGACATGGCTCCACTGCGTTGATTAATGGGAAAGTTCGTGGCAATCGCCTTGGAACCGGAAGGGAAGAAGCTGCCTTCTCCGATCCCAAACAGGAAACGAACAAAGATGAGTGAGAACAGCGACCAGGCTGAACCAGTCAGAATAGTGAACACAGACCACGAGAACAAGGAAACGAGAATTACTTTCCGATAACCGAAACGGTCGGCGAGTGCTCCGCCTGGAATTTGCATAATGGCATATCCAAGAAAAAAGCTGCTGAGGATGATTCCTTGTGCGGAAGGACTTAGGCCCAGATCCTGAGTAATGCCGACAATGGCATAGTTGATGACAAAGCGGTCCAGGTTGCCAAGACACCAGCCGAGAAACAAGAGAGTGAGAACAATGTACTTGAAGTTTTTACTGTGCATGATTTTAGACATCGCGTTACCTTCTTTCTCATCAAATGTTAACTAAATTTCTGTGTTGCTTTAAAGTTACATGATGTAGGGGTTTCAAGACAATGTATATCTCTGTATAATTATCTGAATCAAGATGTGAAAACCTACATTGACAGGAGGCGGCTGGGTTGAATGGAATCTTACATAAAGTCTTGCAGGAACGCTTGGGGAACTGTGATTATGAGGTATGGATCAGTAGTAACTGGACGGATTGGGTACTGATTGAAGCGATCGGCAGTAGAGAAGGGACACCGCCTTTTTTTGTAGAACATCTTCCACTGCAACATCCCAAAGTAGAACGGGAATCAGAAGAAATAATGTTAGTTTTTCTTCCATACAATAACAATATATGTGTAACCATCCGGGTTTTTAAGAATTTGGAGTTTTCTGCGGAAGATTTAGTTACACTGTCGTCTTTGCTATACCCATACTATACGGAAGCTGTGGCAAGCAAGAATGAACGAGCCTTGAATGAAATCATGAACAGCATTAGGGATGTGACTCAACTTCTGGATCTGAACGAGTTGCTTGGACGGATTTTGGTAAGTGCATTATCGGTTATCCCTTATGAGTGCATAGGTGTGTTGTGGAGGTATGACCCTGCGATCGATGCGTTAACGGTTAAGGCAAGAGCAGGGGAAATGGGCGAAGGTATGCTAAGAATGAAACTGAAACCAGGTGAAGGAATCATTGGGAACACCTTTAAGCGAGGTACACCGAAGCTCTATAACGGTTTATCTTCAGTAGAAGATGATTTTGGCAACATGACAATGGACAACAAATATCATCTGAATTCGGCGTACAATTTTCAAAATATAGGTTCAATCATTTCGGTGCCGATCAAGGTGGAAGGCCAATCGGATTGTGTATTAATCGTTTATCAAAAAGGGAAGGTCCCCCTATTCACGGAGTCGGATGTGCGGCTGCTGCAAAGTTTTGCTGATCAGGTTTCAATTGCGATCACGAATGCCAAACTGTACGAGAATCTGAGCAAACAGAACGCAACACTCATGAAACGAGATGAGATTCACTCCTCGCTCATGCGGCTTTCGCTGCAAAATAAGGGCGCGTTATCTATCGTTAACGAACTGGTACGTGTTATTGGCGTACCGATGACCTTTGTGGATTTTATCGACAACGAATGGATTCCAAAACGAAACAAATTCCTGAACGGCTGGAATACGGAAAGTCTTCGCAGCTTGTACGAATCCTTGCACCATCCGGATTATCTGACGTGTATCGAGGGAGAAGCCGAACGGTCGTATCAATATCTGT
The window above is part of the Paenibacillus sp. 1781tsa1 genome. Proteins encoded here:
- the sdaAA gene encoding L-serine ammonia-lyase, iron-sulfur-dependent, subunit alpha, with protein sequence MNFRTLKQLAELAETRNLRLGQLMLEEQCYESGEDKDAVFDQMREYYGIMKSAVHQGLHTDTTSRSGLTGGDALKLMAYRADGQSLLGDHASLSMSYALAVSEVNASMGRIIATPTAGSCGIIPGVFISSQERFGWTDEQMVYGLFASGAIGYVIANNSFISGAEGGCQAEVGSAIGMAAGALVDIRGGSPSQSIHAVGLALKNTLGLICDPVAGLVEIPCIVRNGFGAITALGAADMALAGVRSIIPSDEVVQVMLEVGSAMPESLRETAGGGLAQTPTGRKITRDLQHK
- a CDS encoding SH3 domain-containing protein, whose amino-acid sequence is MKLYKVVQPHNSNYPDPIVLAKGDTILYGREDTEFPNWIFCESVHSKKCGWVPKQILSTPNEEQIATALSDYSAHELTVKPGIIVTKEFELNEWSFVHTAEGEKGWLPNKVLTPSD
- a CDS encoding M20 family metallopeptidase, translating into MTTTVDLTQYLSEAIEGKRNMFTNASDQIWEFAETRFDEYQSAELLMGVLESEGFTIEKGVAGLETGFIASYGSGLPVIALLGEYDALADLSQEAGISTYQPVQPRGNGHGCGHNLLGIGALAAAVAVKDYLQEHPETPGTVRFYGCPAEESGYGKTYLAREGYFKDVDAALSWHPHSMNAVMHGSSNAVIHGTFTFKGISAHAAAAPHLGRSALDAVELMNIGSNYMREHMIDQARIHYAITNSGGLAPNVVQAEAEVTYLVRAPKSAQVRSLFERLVKVAEGAALMTETTMDFKYEGACANLIPNSTLEKVMHQHLVAFGAPEYEEDEYSYAKEIYDTLPLQNQQEAGALVGPELAPLLAERPLPNFVAPYSDETETFMGGSTDVADVSWNVPTAQCITTTMAFGTPLHAWQTVAQGKSSFAHKGMLLAAKAMAATAIESILNPEIIKEAQQELRDRLGGEAYDCLVPADVQPPKRGE
- a CDS encoding MFS transporter encodes the protein MSKIMHSKNFKYIVLTLLFLGWCLGNLDRFVINYAIVGITQDLGLSPSAQGIILSSFFLGYAIMQIPGGALADRFGYRKVILVSLFSWSVFTILTGSAWSLFSLIFVRFLFGIGEGSFFPSGSKAIATNFPINQRSGAMSIMLSSAAIMGVITPILTGHALVTIGWRNLFYIIGAGGILITALMFFLLKEPAKPALSASSSGLPPKTSLKTVLKTPMIWNLFISYFSIYAVNWGLQSWMPTYMVNVRGLDMTQMGLLAAIPALVSIFTMILSGYVLDRIPAGKDRMIASVFGVLVALFLYLMGSAGSITTFITYMTIVTAMAGFISTLIISKSLKTMPESVVATANGFINTGAQLAGFLTPMLIGFLVEASGGSYATAFIMLIAFALICSITLMFSRRSNSDQGNTTEMQAKAV
- the sdaAB gene encoding L-serine ammonia-lyase, iron-sulfur-dependent subunit beta, which translates into the protein MRFKDVFSIIGPAMVGPSSSHTAGAARIGRTARHLFGECPSHAEILMFGSFAATYKGHGTDTAIVGGLLDMDTDDPGLPDAFAHADTAGMETIIRPGTGLYPHPNTVEIALTNAAGDRTLNMVGTSIGGGNIEIVRINGYNLKLTALYPTLIIRHSDEPGVIAVVTRLLVDNRINIGHMSVDRKNRRGEAMMVLECDGKMNPAVVQEIEVIPEVQEVTLLSL
- a CDS encoding helix-turn-helix domain-containing protein, with product MNGILHKVLQERLGNCDYEVWISSNWTDWVLIEAIGSREGTPPFFVEHLPLQHPKVERESEEIMLVFLPYNNNICVTIRVFKNLEFSAEDLVTLSSLLYPYYTEAVASKNERALNEIMNSIRDVTQLLDLNELLGRILVSALSVIPYECIGVLWRYDPAIDALTVKARAGEMGEGMLRMKLKPGEGIIGNTFKRGTPKLYNGLSSVEDDFGNMTMDNKYHLNSAYNFQNIGSIISVPIKVEGQSDCVLIVYQKGKVPLFTESDVRLLQSFADQVSIAITNAKLYENLSKQNATLMKRDEIHSSLMRLSLQNKGALSIVNELVRVIGVPMTFVDFIDNEWIPKRNKFLNGWNTESLRSLYESLHHPDYLTCIEGEAERSYQYLYPIASANQCLGYLIIQMNTKLEPLQLIALEQGSSILALELMRKQSLAEFYFKKTQQFFNDLRLSQDSEDYWQKSGEIGIIPSTTIVVGLLEFAEWVNPSTLSALSVQLVAYLREKMPAGALPIAFGNERRITVLLVLTESYKPGKLEQQFSALLPEWEHRNHVKLLGGLSSVRSGVDAINTGYQEADKALAYQKTRGEQGTIRYTDIGVNRLFIRQPAEDLNAFMAEIFEPLRPAKGQTGGLEETLMTYMACGSSAVQAAAALHIHINTLYQRIHKIEEILDMSLSNQEHLLHLQLACYLRQTYRSS